From a region of the Paenibacillus sp. FSL R10-2734 genome:
- a CDS encoding FAD-dependent oxidoreductase: protein MTKYYLEPAKTIPVKHEVDVLVIGGGPAGFSAAVNAARRGAKTMLIEQSGSVGGVATSGLMSHWTGETKGGFYEEILSRSEYMEEGPSMGGHGTFRQVINHERLKTVMLQILEEAGVIVQLYTFASAPILEDKTITGVITESKSGRESIMAGIVIDASGDGDIAARAGAPHYLGREYDGKMQPMTIMLQVAGVDTSQVRYVHGFEETYDLPGGDIQTLGRQHIPYPAGHVLIYPSPLPGIVTLNMTNSIKVNGTKAEDLTRATVTCRNQIEPIIQFLKEFVPGFENCFVINSSAQIGVRETRHFIGEQTLNEQDIMVARVFDDWAVANVHFNFDVHNLSGAGLDETGEQKHFKQKKGYTIPYGCFVPTEVDNLLLAGRNISGTHMAHSSFRVMPICANMGQSVGIAAALCIEKGCKPRSLDVKLLQEELIKLGVRPDE from the coding sequence ATGACAAAGTATTATTTGGAGCCGGCTAAAACAATTCCGGTTAAGCACGAAGTCGATGTGCTCGTTATAGGGGGCGGTCCAGCAGGTTTCTCTGCAGCCGTGAATGCAGCCCGAAGGGGTGCCAAGACGATGCTCATTGAGCAGTCTGGCAGTGTGGGCGGTGTAGCCACTTCGGGGCTCATGAGCCACTGGACTGGAGAGACGAAGGGAGGATTTTACGAGGAAATATTAAGTCGTAGTGAATATATGGAAGAAGGCCCTAGCATGGGAGGACATGGTACATTCCGGCAAGTCATAAATCACGAACGCCTAAAGACCGTTATGCTGCAAATACTAGAGGAAGCCGGTGTCATTGTGCAACTCTATACGTTTGCAAGCGCTCCGATTTTGGAAGACAAGACGATAACCGGTGTTATTACGGAAAGTAAATCCGGACGGGAATCCATTATGGCGGGCATTGTCATTGACGCCTCCGGAGATGGGGATATCGCAGCCAGAGCAGGTGCTCCTCACTATCTTGGACGTGAATATGACGGTAAAATGCAACCGATGACTATCATGTTACAGGTGGCTGGCGTGGATACTTCTCAAGTACGTTATGTGCATGGTTTTGAAGAAACCTATGATCTTCCGGGTGGAGATATCCAGACCCTGGGGAGGCAACATATTCCATATCCAGCCGGCCATGTGCTGATCTATCCGTCGCCGCTTCCAGGTATCGTTACGCTCAATATGACGAACAGCATTAAAGTGAACGGTACTAAAGCAGAGGATTTAACCCGCGCAACCGTAACATGTAGAAATCAGATTGAACCGATTATCCAATTTCTGAAAGAGTTTGTACCGGGATTTGAGAATTGTTTCGTAATCAATTCTTCTGCGCAGATTGGCGTTCGGGAGACTCGTCACTTCATTGGTGAACAGACATTAAATGAACAAGATATTATGGTGGCCAGAGTTTTCGATGATTGGGCCGTGGCCAACGTGCATTTTAACTTTGACGTGCACAACCTGTCCGGAGCGGGATTGGACGAGACCGGGGAGCAAAAGCATTTCAAACAAAAAAAAGGTTATACGATTCCTTACGGATGCTTCGTTCCTACTGAAGTGGACAATCTTCTGTTGGCTGGTCGGAATATTTCTGGCACCCATATGGCGCATTCCAGCTTCCGGGTAATGCCGATCTGCGCAAATATGGGGCAATCGGTAGGCATTGCTGCGGCACTGTGCATAGAGAAGGGCTGCAAGCCCCGTAGCTTGGATGTGAAGTTGCTGCAAGAAGAACTGATCAAACTGGGGGTAAGGCCGGATGAATAA
- a CDS encoding serine/threonine-protein kinase, protein MEKLLELVTGELLAKATIESVDPKEPVKVRSVPKPWKVLGTGNYAAVFYHPEAPDYAVKVYAPGRPGLTEEAEVYRRLGRHPAFSECYYNGPDFLILKRLRGVTFYDSMKLGILITEQAIEDIDSALDYARSRGLYPHDVHAKNVMIQDTRGLIVDISDFLKEEDCIMWEDYKAAYYRLYRPVASRWRFPVPRLVLETVRRGYRLWRRWKK, encoded by the coding sequence ATGGAGAAGCTGCTAGAGCTGGTAACGGGTGAGCTGCTGGCAAAGGCAACGATAGAGAGTGTTGATCCGAAGGAACCTGTGAAGGTCCGCAGCGTGCCGAAGCCCTGGAAGGTACTCGGAACGGGAAATTATGCCGCCGTATTCTATCATCCGGAAGCTCCTGATTATGCAGTGAAGGTATACGCACCGGGAAGGCCGGGACTTACGGAAGAAGCTGAGGTATATCGCCGCCTCGGTCGTCATCCTGCATTCTCCGAATGTTATTATAACGGTCCTGACTTTCTGATCTTGAAACGGCTAAGGGGAGTCACCTTCTATGACTCTATGAAATTGGGTATTCTTATCACCGAGCAGGCCATAGAGGATATTGACAGCGCGCTTGACTATGCCCGGTCCAGGGGGCTATACCCGCATGATGTCCACGCCAAGAATGTAATGATTCAGGACACCCGCGGCCTGATCGTTGATATATCCGATTTCCTGAAGGAAGAGGATTGCATTATGTGGGAGGATTACAAGGCGGCGTATTATCGCCTGTACCGACCGGTTGCCTCCCGCTGGAGGTTTCCAGTTCCCCGTCTGGTTCTGGAGACGGTACGCAGAGGTTACCGGTTATGGCGGAGATGGAAAAAATAG
- a CDS encoding DinB family protein, whose product MYRTVQDFLGEWANASAGTIRVLESLTDEKLDQAIVEGHNSLGWLGWHLATCPMFFGGQVGLTLTPVGNPKEIPAQAAVIVEAYKNIAANVASEVEKLTDEQMVESVQTFAGLMPRGAMLRSLVDHQTHHRGQMTVLLRQAGLRVPGVIGPTREEQAQMK is encoded by the coding sequence ATGTACAGAACAGTTCAAGATTTTCTAGGAGAATGGGCAAACGCTTCTGCAGGGACAATTCGCGTTCTCGAATCGCTTACCGATGAAAAATTAGATCAGGCAATTGTTGAAGGTCACAACTCATTGGGATGGTTAGGTTGGCATTTGGCAACCTGTCCGATGTTCTTTGGTGGTCAGGTTGGTTTAACTCTTACTCCAGTAGGCAACCCGAAGGAAATTCCAGCTCAAGCAGCTGTGATTGTTGAAGCTTATAAGAATATTGCAGCTAACGTTGCTTCTGAAGTAGAGAAATTAACGGACGAGCAAATGGTTGAGAGTGTACAGACCTTTGCTGGATTAATGCCTCGTGGTGCTATGCTTAGATCGCTCGTAGATCATCAGACACATCATCGTGGTCAAATGACGGTTCTCTTGCGTCAAGCAGGTCTTCGTGTACCTGGCGTAATTGGTCCAACTAGAGAAGAACAAGCTCAAATGAAATAG